Proteins encoded within one genomic window of Fragaria vesca subsp. vesca linkage group LG1, FraVesHawaii_1.0, whole genome shotgun sequence:
- the LOC101303743 gene encoding protein ETHYLENE INSENSITIVE 3-like, translating to MMMMFDEMGFCGDLDFISATPGGEVAIPQAETEATMEDDYTDDEIDVDELERRMWRDKMRLKRLKEQTTKGGKDVIVTAKQRQSQEQARRKKMSRAQDGILKYMLKMMEVCKAQGFVYGIIPEKGKPVTGASDNLREWWKDKVRFDRNGPAAISKYQADNAVPGRNDGCNPIGPTPHTLQELQDTTLGSLLSALMQHCDPPQRRFPLEKGVPPPWWPSGNEEWWPELGLPKDQGPPPYKKPHDLKKAWKVGVLTAVIKHMSPDIAKIRKLVRQSKCLQDKMTAKESSTWLAIINQEECLARELYPNSCPPLSSAGASGSLVVNDCSEYDVEGAEDEPNFDVQECKPDNLHSLNFGMETMRERLQVHQPTSFPVKGEVITNLECMRKRKPSSDLNMVVDQKIYTCEFVQCPYSEFHHGFHDRTSRDNHQLSCPFSNRSSEFGAPNLLVNEIKPIIFPHSFVQNKAATSSTKPVPPSFDLSAGVPEDGQKMISDLMSFYDCNVQGDKNANPNSLVTNVKNFSQPNVAHQQDEYFRGQGVRLDGNFFEESNISSNHHVFTREEGQFDQFKVTSSPFETNHNSNFPMMFGSSFDLASFDYKEDLQGLALPMEKPVETSIWFQ from the coding sequence ATGATGATGATGTTTGATGAAATGGGATTTTGTGGTGATTTGGATTTTATATCTGCAACTCCTGGGGGAGAAGTGGCCATCCCACAGGCTGAAACTGAGGCCACTATGGAGGATGATTATACTGATGACGAGATTGATGTGGATGAGCTTGAGAGAAGGATGTGGAGAGATAAAATGCGACTCAAAAGACTCAAAGAACAGACGACTAAGGGTGGTAAGGATGTGATTGTCACCGCAAAGCAGAGGCAGTCTCAAGAGCAGGCAAGGAGGAAGAAGATGTCGAGGGCCCAAGATGGGATTTTAAAGTACATGTTGAAGATGATGGAAGTTTGTAAAGCTCAAGGCTTTGTCTATGGTATTATTCCAGAGAAGGGCAAACCAGTCACAGGGGCATCGGACAATCTTCGTGAATGGTGGAAGGATAAAGTCAGGTTTGACCGTAATGGACCAGCAGCTATATCCAAGTACCAAGCTGATAATGCGGTTCCTGGCAGGAACGATGGGTGCAACCCAATTGGTCCGACCCCTCACACCTTGCAAGAGCTTCAAGACACTACTCTGGGTTCTCTCTTGTCAGCACTTATGCAGCACTGTGATCCTCCACAGAGGCGATTTCCTTTAGAGAAAGGTGTTCCACCACCGTGGTGGCCTTCTGGAAATGAGGAATGGTGGCCTGAACTTGGTTTGCCTAAGGATCAGGGTCCTCCACCATACAAGAAGCCACATGACTTGAAAAAGGCATGGAAGGTGGGTGTTCTCACCGCAGTTATTAAGCATATGTCTCCTGATATTGCCAAGATTCGTAAGCTTGTGAGGCAATCTAAATGCTTGCAAGACAAGATGACTGCTAAGGAGAGCTCTACCTGGCTAGCCATCATCAACCAAGAAGAGTGCCTGGCTCGAGAGCTTTACCCCAATTCTTGCCCCCCTTTGTCTTCAGCTGGGGCTAGTGGATCTTTGGTGGTTAATGATTGCAGTGAGTATGATGTTGAAGGGGCTGAAGATGAGCCAAACTTTGATGTGCAGGAGTGCAAGCCTGATAATCTTCATTCATTGAATTTTGGGATGGAAACAATGAGGGAGAGGCTTCAAGTCCATCAACCCACTTCCTTTCCAGTTAAAGGAGAAGTCATCACCAACTTAGAGTGCATGAGGAAAAGGAAGCCTTCAAGCGATCTAAATATGGTCGTGGATCAGAAGATCTACACCTGTGAGTTCGTTCAGTGTCCTTACAGCGAATTCCATCATGGTTTTCATGACAGAACATCCAGGGACAACCATCAATTGAGTTGCCCATTCAGTAACAGGTCTTCTGAGTTTGGGGCACCTAATCTCCTTGTTAATGAGATTAAGCCAATCATTTTCCCCCATTCCTTTGTCCAAAACAAGGCAGCAACTAGCTCCACCAAGCCAGTGCCACCTTCCTTTGATCTATCAGCCGGAGTTCCAGAGGATGGGCAGAAAATGATCAGTGATCTTATGTCATTCTACGATTGTAATGTTCAAGGTGACAAGAATGCAAATCCAAACAGCCTTGTGACAAACGTGAAGAATTTTTCTCAACCTAATGTTGCACATCAACAGGATGAATACTTCCGTGGTCAAGGAGTTCGGTTGGATGGGAACTTCTTTGAAGAATCCAACATCTCCAGTAATCATCACGTGTTTACTCGAGAGGAAGGTCAGTTCGACCAGTTTAAGGTTACGAGTTCTCCATTTGAGACCAACCATAATAGTAACTTCCCCATGATGTTTGGGTCGTCATTTGACTTGGCCTCTTTTGATTATAAAGAAGATCTACAAGGTTTGGCATTGCCAATGGAGAAGCCGGTGGAGACTTCAATCTGGTTCCAGTGA